A window of Corallococcus macrosporus DSM 14697 contains these coding sequences:
- a CDS encoding methyltransferase: MDKTPGGTPFPTQLLYERIGGYWHTQVIGAAARLGIADLLARGPRSSDALAAELGISPDGLYRLLRGGITVGIFQEVGARTFALTPMGEGLRSDVPGSLREIAISQSDRSHWLPWGQLTEAIRTGKSTVREALGTDIWEHFARHPEEAGHFARAMGNLSALVAHELTQQVDFSPFAHVADIGGSQGALLAQVLRANPSCRGILFDLPHVLEGARAPLEAQGLAGRVELVKGSFFEPGLPAAEAYLLKHILHDWDDGAATTLLRNLHAAAPAGARLFVLELVMPDNQTPSPVPLLDLNMLVLVDGRERTVPEFQALLTQTSWELVGIRPTQAGTCIIEAVKR; this comes from the coding sequence ATGGACAAGACCCCCGGCGGGACTCCGTTTCCCACGCAGCTCCTCTATGAGCGGATTGGCGGCTATTGGCATACCCAGGTCATTGGCGCGGCGGCCCGTCTGGGTATCGCGGACCTGCTTGCCAGGGGCCCTCGGAGCAGTGACGCGCTGGCGGCGGAGCTCGGCATCAGTCCGGACGGCCTGTACCGGCTGCTGCGCGGCGGCATCACCGTGGGCATCTTCCAGGAGGTGGGAGCGCGGACCTTCGCCCTGACGCCCATGGGTGAAGGGCTCCGCTCGGACGTCCCGGGCTCGCTGCGGGAGATTGCCATTTCCCAGAGCGACCGCTCCCACTGGCTGCCCTGGGGGCAGCTCACGGAGGCCATCCGCACCGGGAAGTCCACGGTGCGCGAGGCCCTGGGGACGGACATCTGGGAGCACTTCGCGAGGCACCCCGAAGAGGCGGGGCACTTCGCCCGGGCCATGGGCAACCTGTCCGCCCTGGTGGCCCACGAGCTGACCCAGCAGGTCGACTTCTCCCCCTTCGCCCACGTGGCGGACATTGGCGGCAGCCAGGGGGCGTTGCTGGCGCAGGTGCTGCGCGCCAACCCCTCCTGCCGGGGCATCCTCTTCGACCTGCCGCATGTCCTGGAGGGCGCGCGGGCCCCGCTGGAGGCCCAGGGGCTCGCCGGGCGGGTGGAGCTCGTCAAGGGCAGCTTCTTCGAGCCGGGCCTCCCGGCCGCCGAGGCCTACCTGCTCAAGCACATCCTCCACGACTGGGATGACGGCGCCGCCACCACCCTCCTGCGGAACCTCCACGCGGCGGCGCCCGCGGGGGCCCGGCTCTTCGTGCTGGAGCTGGTGATGCCCGACAACCAGACGCCCTCGCCCGTGCCCCTGCTGGACCTCAACATGCTGGTGCTGGTGGACGGACGGGAGCGCACGGTCCCCGAATTCCAGGCGCTGCTGACGCAGACGTCCTGGGAGCTGGTGGGCATCCGCCCCACCCAGGCCGGCACGTGCATCATCGAAGCCGTGAAGCGCTGA
- a CDS encoding kinetoplast-associated protein, protein MATRKTSKRNVVARNRSTEATKAAFEELARKARNKPIVSAKEQDAQDAHAKNVLADVSSLTAESAVKKVTEAGLTINKTLAGINEQVISLVEELKQLDEAIQLKTEELSGLHGKDVAASAIDVLVAEYDKKKAELEAEMERLQKDIEDTRAKATADQAEERQATELARRRAEEAYAYDTQLQRKKEQDAFAESLRQQAAAERDRKEKLEKEWAAREEALKQREKELEDLRKQVADFPLVLKKETDTAATVTGNRVKSEWELKLTLATKDAETAQRVAAMEIASLKETASKQAQALQTLQTDLAEAKRQVQAIAEKALESASGARALAEVQGVIASRDYSKGK, encoded by the coding sequence ATGGCTACTCGCAAGACGTCCAAGCGCAACGTCGTCGCCCGCAACCGCTCCACCGAGGCCACCAAGGCCGCCTTCGAGGAGCTCGCTCGCAAGGCGCGCAACAAGCCCATTGTCTCCGCCAAGGAGCAGGACGCGCAGGACGCCCACGCGAAGAACGTCCTCGCGGACGTGTCCAGCCTCACCGCCGAATCCGCCGTGAAGAAGGTCACCGAGGCGGGCCTCACCATCAACAAGACGCTGGCCGGCATCAACGAGCAGGTCATCTCGCTGGTGGAGGAGCTGAAGCAGCTCGACGAGGCCATCCAGCTCAAGACGGAGGAGCTGAGCGGGCTGCACGGCAAGGACGTGGCCGCCAGCGCCATCGACGTGCTCGTGGCCGAGTACGACAAGAAGAAGGCGGAGCTGGAAGCGGAGATGGAGCGGCTCCAGAAGGACATCGAGGACACCCGGGCGAAGGCCACCGCGGACCAGGCCGAGGAGCGGCAGGCCACCGAGCTGGCCCGCAGGCGCGCCGAGGAGGCGTACGCCTATGACACCCAGCTCCAGCGCAAGAAGGAGCAGGACGCCTTCGCGGAGTCCCTGCGCCAGCAGGCCGCCGCCGAGCGCGACCGCAAGGAGAAGCTGGAGAAGGAGTGGGCCGCCCGCGAGGAGGCGCTGAAGCAGCGCGAGAAGGAGCTGGAGGACCTGCGCAAGCAGGTGGCGGACTTCCCGCTGGTGCTCAAGAAGGAGACGGACACCGCCGCCACCGTGACGGGCAACCGGGTGAAGTCGGAGTGGGAGCTGAAGCTCACCCTGGCCACCAAGGACGCGGAGACGGCGCAGCGCGTCGCCGCCATGGAGATTGCCTCGCTCAAGGAGACCGCCTCCAAGCAGGCCCAGGCGCTCCAGACGCTCCAGACGGACCTGGCCGAGGCCAAGCGCCAGGTCCAGGCCATCGCCGAGAAGGCACTCGAGTCCGCCTCCGGCGCCCGCGCGCTGGCCGAGGTCCAGGGCGTCATCGCCAGCCGCGACTATAGCAAGGGCAAGTAG
- the asnS gene encoding asparagine--tRNA ligase has product MQVVSVKKALAGGVEEGTKVEVRGWVRTRRDSKAGISFVNVSDGSTFDPIQVVAPNSLPNYEKDILHLTAGCSVVSRGTLVKSQGKGQAYEVQADEVQVLGFVDDPDTYPIQPKQHTLEFLRDVAHLRVRTNTFSAVTRVRHRAAMAVHRFFDEEGFFWVNTPIITASDAEGAGQMFRVSTLDAVNPPRTPEGRIDWHKDFFGKEAYLTVSGQLNVEAYALAMSKVYTFGPTFRAENSNTTRHLAEFWMIEPEIAFADLNEDANLAERFLKYVFKAVLSDCAPDLKFFEERVQKGVTERMEKFINSSFERIDYTEAVEILKKAKKKFEYAPEWGKDLQTEHERYLTEEHVGRPVVVMNYPEAIKSFYMRINDDGKTVAAMDVLAPGIGEIIGGSQREERLDVLDQRIQKFGLKPEGYQWYRDLRRYGSVPHAGFGLGFERLIVYMCGLQNIRDAIPYPRVPGSAAF; this is encoded by the coding sequence ATGCAGGTCGTCAGTGTGAAGAAGGCCCTCGCGGGAGGGGTGGAGGAGGGGACGAAGGTGGAGGTCCGCGGTTGGGTGCGCACGCGCCGCGACTCCAAGGCGGGCATCAGCTTCGTCAACGTCAGCGACGGGTCGACCTTCGACCCCATCCAGGTCGTCGCTCCGAATTCGCTGCCCAACTATGAGAAGGACATCCTGCACCTCACGGCGGGCTGCTCGGTGGTGAGCCGGGGCACGCTGGTGAAGTCCCAGGGAAAGGGGCAGGCCTACGAGGTCCAGGCGGACGAAGTCCAGGTGCTGGGCTTCGTGGATGACCCGGACACGTACCCCATCCAGCCCAAGCAGCACACGCTGGAGTTCCTCCGGGACGTGGCGCACCTGCGCGTGCGCACCAACACGTTCAGCGCCGTCACGCGCGTGCGCCACCGCGCGGCCATGGCCGTCCACCGCTTCTTCGACGAGGAGGGCTTCTTCTGGGTCAACACGCCCATCATCACCGCGAGCGACGCGGAGGGCGCCGGTCAGATGTTCCGCGTCTCCACGCTGGACGCGGTGAACCCGCCGCGGACGCCGGAGGGCAGGATTGACTGGCACAAGGACTTCTTCGGCAAGGAGGCCTACCTGACCGTCTCAGGCCAGCTCAACGTGGAGGCCTACGCCCTGGCCATGTCCAAGGTGTACACGTTCGGCCCCACGTTCCGCGCGGAGAACTCCAACACCACGCGGCACCTGGCCGAGTTCTGGATGATTGAGCCGGAGATTGCCTTCGCGGACCTGAACGAGGACGCGAACCTGGCCGAGCGCTTCCTCAAGTATGTCTTCAAGGCGGTGCTCTCCGACTGCGCGCCGGACCTGAAGTTCTTCGAGGAGCGGGTGCAGAAGGGCGTCACCGAGCGCATGGAGAAGTTCATCAACTCCAGCTTCGAGCGCATCGACTACACCGAGGCCGTTGAAATCCTGAAGAAGGCCAAGAAGAAGTTCGAGTACGCGCCCGAGTGGGGCAAGGACCTCCAGACGGAGCACGAGCGCTACCTCACCGAGGAGCACGTGGGCCGGCCGGTGGTGGTGATGAACTACCCGGAGGCCATCAAGTCCTTCTACATGCGCATCAACGACGACGGGAAGACGGTCGCCGCCATGGACGTGCTCGCCCCGGGCATTGGCGAAATCATCGGCGGCAGCCAGCGCGAGGAGCGCCTGGACGTGCTGGACCAGCGCATCCAGAAGTTCGGCCTCAAGCCGGAGGGGTACCAGTGGTACCGCGACCTGCGGCGCTACGGCTCCGTGCCGCACGCGGGCTTCGGGCTCGGCTTCGAGCGGCTCATCGTCTACATGTGCGGCCTGCAGAACATCCGCGACGCCATCCCCTACCCGCGCGTGCCGGGCTCGGCGGCGTTCTAG
- a CDS encoding CotH kinase family protein, with protein MGGKRFPRLFLAGVAGLVVACGGGAGGHGAPDPINGAPDDGALPDAGTPSTRPDGGTTPDGGTGPGEPDAGEPDGGPPPQSSRCMPTAGEPQWVLEGEPVSATVTCATGHAEPGTRFTVDNLPPGARFDEISGTLSWTPGKDQAAVWQLTLREQGTGETGTLKVGVAENESAPGNVPIVDPVAYTEEYGLPVFHLSFEGKLTGGSHRPVQLVYRGRRFNLEAKYRGATSSVFPKRSLTLKFPDEDLFSEPVFGNGFKDRKRVVLITTFNDNAYLRSRLAFDVWSRMSPGHLHLRTYSAVLYVNNEYVGLYTVADHVNKRLMAAHGVDKDADLFKAVDNRANFSRLRKDGTPKDALREGYEKKEGSPEEGEPGAFTPMEALTAFIADSDAEAFRAGFPQRMNVQDYQDWWIFNTLILGVDSSAKNAYHAYDPATGGPWRFIPWDLDASFGQSYDTTRTSPTSRPDFRADNLLFQRMLADATFAGPMRERYRALLRDTLNVEVMMALIDGYVRETAPSARRDWAKWGAKHQGFGDPNDPWGGYGNFPHWHTRQDFNSYEEEVEYVRQWIRTRWGALESALP; from the coding sequence GTGGGCGGGAAGCGCTTTCCAAGGTTGTTTCTGGCAGGGGTCGCGGGGTTGGTGGTGGCGTGTGGTGGCGGCGCCGGAGGCCATGGCGCGCCGGACCCCATCAACGGGGCGCCTGACGACGGCGCCCTCCCCGACGCGGGCACGCCCTCCACCCGCCCGGACGGAGGCACGACGCCCGACGGCGGAACGGGCCCAGGCGAGCCAGACGCGGGCGAGCCCGATGGCGGCCCGCCGCCGCAGTCCAGTCGCTGTATGCCCACCGCGGGCGAGCCGCAGTGGGTGCTCGAGGGCGAGCCCGTCTCCGCCACCGTGACGTGCGCCACCGGCCACGCCGAGCCGGGCACGCGCTTCACCGTGGACAACCTGCCTCCGGGCGCCCGGTTCGATGAGATTAGCGGCACCCTGAGCTGGACGCCCGGAAAGGACCAGGCCGCCGTGTGGCAGCTCACGCTGCGCGAGCAGGGCACCGGCGAGACGGGCACGCTCAAGGTCGGCGTGGCGGAGAACGAGTCCGCGCCCGGCAACGTCCCCATCGTCGACCCGGTGGCCTACACGGAGGAGTACGGCCTGCCAGTGTTCCACCTCTCCTTCGAGGGCAAGCTGACCGGGGGCAGCCACCGGCCGGTGCAGCTCGTCTACCGGGGGCGGCGCTTCAACCTGGAGGCGAAATACCGCGGCGCCACCTCCAGCGTCTTCCCCAAGCGCAGCCTCACGCTGAAGTTCCCGGACGAGGACCTGTTCAGCGAGCCCGTCTTCGGCAATGGCTTCAAGGACCGCAAGCGCGTGGTGCTCATCACCACGTTCAATGACAACGCCTACCTGCGCTCGCGGCTCGCCTTCGACGTGTGGAGCCGGATGAGCCCGGGCCACCTCCACCTGCGCACCTACAGCGCGGTGCTCTACGTCAACAACGAGTACGTCGGCCTCTACACGGTGGCGGACCACGTCAACAAGCGCCTGATGGCCGCGCACGGCGTCGACAAGGACGCGGACCTCTTCAAGGCCGTGGACAACCGCGCCAACTTCTCCCGGCTGCGCAAGGACGGCACGCCCAAGGACGCCCTCCGCGAGGGCTATGAGAAGAAGGAAGGCTCTCCCGAGGAAGGCGAGCCGGGTGCCTTCACCCCCATGGAGGCGCTGACCGCCTTCATCGCGGACTCGGACGCGGAGGCCTTCCGCGCCGGCTTCCCGCAGCGGATGAACGTGCAGGACTACCAGGACTGGTGGATCTTCAACACGCTCATCCTGGGCGTGGACTCGTCCGCGAAGAACGCCTACCACGCCTACGACCCGGCCACCGGCGGCCCCTGGCGCTTCATCCCCTGGGATCTGGACGCGAGCTTCGGGCAGTCCTACGACACCACCCGGACCTCGCCCACGTCGCGGCCCGACTTCCGGGCGGACAACCTCCTCTTCCAACGCATGCTGGCTGACGCCACCTTCGCCGGGCCCATGCGCGAGCGCTACCGGGCGCTGCTGCGCGACACGCTGAACGTGGAGGTGATGATGGCCCTCATCGACGGCTACGTCCGGGAGACGGCGCCCTCCGCGCGGCGGGACTGGGCGAAGTGGGGCGCGAAGCACCAGGGCTTCGGCGACCCGAACGACCCGTGGGGCGGCTACGGCAACTTCCCCCACTGGCACACGCGCCAGGACTTCAACTCCTACGAGGAGGAGGTCGAGTACGTGCGCCAGTGGATTCGGACCCGCTGGGGCGCGCTGGAGAGCGCGCTCCCTTGA
- a CDS encoding abortive infection system antitoxin AbiGi family protein: MMLGYQTNPQWRDMSDFVVHFTKPGPPYHDAYQNMMSILGARTLIPGAEGFGIARREPAVAERHRSVCFSEIPLDQLARLVQRRSLYGIGFSKSYILSQGGGPVWYVQYASPAHAALKHQVERALASPSPQQEPIWSMTPFVDIQGDHHNAPYSYRFDWEREWRVPGLLRFTEYDVSALFLPEELHDTARDFFAWAVREKAGPGYFCPCLDPLWKAEQIAEALARHASDAVRLKAG; the protein is encoded by the coding sequence ATGATGCTCGGCTACCAGACGAATCCACAGTGGCGGGACATGTCTGACTTCGTGGTCCACTTCACGAAGCCGGGACCGCCCTATCATGACGCCTACCAGAACATGATGAGCATCCTGGGCGCCCGGACGCTCATCCCTGGCGCCGAGGGCTTCGGCATCGCCCGCCGCGAGCCCGCCGTCGCCGAGCGCCACCGCTCCGTCTGCTTCAGTGAGATACCCCTGGACCAGCTCGCCCGGCTCGTCCAGCGCCGGAGCCTGTATGGCATTGGCTTCAGCAAGAGCTACATCCTCTCCCAGGGCGGCGGCCCCGTCTGGTACGTCCAGTACGCCTCCCCCGCCCACGCCGCCTTGAAGCACCAGGTGGAGCGCGCGCTCGCGTCGCCCTCGCCGCAGCAAGAGCCCATCTGGTCCATGACGCCCTTCGTGGACATCCAGGGCGACCACCACAACGCCCCCTACAGCTACCGCTTCGACTGGGAGCGCGAGTGGCGCGTGCCGGGCCTGCTGCGCTTCACCGAGTACGACGTCTCCGCCCTCTTCCTCCCCGAGGAGCTCCACGACACCGCCCGCGACTTCTTCGCCTGGGCCGTGCGCGAGAAGGCGGGCCCCGGCTACTTCTGCCCCTGCCTGGACCCGCTGTGGAAGGCGGAGCAGATCGCCGAGGCGCTCGCCAGGCACGCCTCGGACGCCGTGCGCCTCAAGGCCGGGTAG
- a CDS encoding energy transducer TonB → MLRNGRLALAAVLVLALSPLALAAAGSPRLQAFFQQDLTSTAYQQKVYSRVAGKWRQPGAKGTPKLGQKTVVRAVIGRDGKLISAEVSTESGSKSWDAAALSAVKKAAPFPPLPASFPLATLDAHFHVAWVASP, encoded by the coding sequence ATGCTCCGAAATGGCCGCCTGGCGCTCGCCGCCGTGCTCGTCCTGGCCCTGTCGCCCCTGGCCCTGGCCGCCGCGGGCAGTCCGCGGCTCCAGGCCTTCTTCCAGCAGGACCTGACCAGCACGGCCTACCAGCAGAAGGTCTACTCGCGCGTCGCGGGCAAGTGGCGGCAACCCGGCGCCAAGGGCACGCCCAAGCTGGGGCAGAAGACCGTGGTCCGGGCCGTGATTGGCCGGGACGGCAAGCTCATCTCCGCCGAGGTGTCCACCGAGTCCGGCTCGAAGTCGTGGGACGCGGCCGCGCTGTCGGCGGTGAAGAAGGCCGCGCCCTTTCCGCCGCTGCCGGCGAGCTTCCCCCTGGCCACGCTGGATGCCCACTTCCACGTGGCCTGGGTGGCCAGCCCGTAG
- the deoD gene encoding purine-nucleoside phosphorylase, whose amino-acid sequence MATPHISAAPGDFADVVLMPGDPLRARYISERFLEGAREVNSVRNMLGFTGTFRSRRVSVMGHGMGVPSISIYATELVKVYGARVLIRVGSCGALSTDVKVRDVIVATGAGTDSNVNRMRLMGHDFAAVADFTLARRAMEAAERRNKAVRAGPVFTSDLFYHPQEQLNATLARMGVLAVEMEVAGLYGVAAESGARALALLTVSDHIITGEKLTPQERQTTFDEMIELALDVAHAEPTP is encoded by the coding sequence ATGGCGACTCCTCATATCTCCGCTGCTCCTGGTGACTTCGCTGACGTGGTCCTCATGCCCGGCGACCCGCTCCGGGCCCGTTACATCTCCGAGCGCTTCCTGGAGGGGGCTCGCGAGGTCAACTCCGTGCGCAACATGCTCGGCTTCACCGGCACCTTCCGGAGCCGCCGGGTGTCGGTGATGGGGCACGGCATGGGGGTGCCCTCCATCTCCATCTACGCCACGGAGCTCGTCAAGGTGTACGGCGCCCGCGTCCTCATCCGCGTGGGGAGCTGCGGCGCGCTGAGCACCGACGTGAAGGTCCGCGACGTCATCGTCGCGACGGGCGCCGGCACGGACTCGAACGTGAACCGGATGCGGCTGATGGGCCATGACTTCGCCGCGGTGGCGGACTTCACGCTCGCGCGCCGGGCCATGGAGGCCGCGGAGCGGCGCAACAAGGCTGTACGCGCCGGCCCCGTCTTCACCTCCGACCTCTTCTACCACCCGCAGGAGCAGCTCAACGCCACCCTGGCGCGCATGGGCGTGCTGGCCGTGGAGATGGAGGTCGCCGGGCTCTATGGCGTGGCCGCCGAGTCGGGCGCCCGCGCGCTGGCGCTCCTCACGGTGTCCGACCACATCATCACCGGGGAGAAGCTCACGCCCCAGGAGCGGCAGACGACGTTCGACGAGATGATTGAGCTGGCGCTGGACGTCGCGCACGCCGAGCCCACCCCGTAG
- a CDS encoding penicillin-insensitive murein endopeptidase yields the protein MAPEPPPEAAPTLASAPAQPEAPVPEATPDARVAADDCALSAEDLESDEEALAEGEGDDGEKETPDAVATGAVPTGPIYSADISDEELARRWKDELASLGSMAVGFAHSGRLVNARQFPQGEDWIVVTPAGAWATEETVNYLAEAIRDVRARFPNAPPLRVNGMSHKEGGYMRPHKSHQNGRDVDVGFYYPTVDPIRTRARERVIDVGLNWALIRSLLIKTDVQMILVDRRVRKVIYDHAVRAGEDKAWLDSIFNDGPNGVVRHARGHRDHFHIRFHNPRAQELGRRVQPFLALQPEHNVTTHRIRSGDTLGGIALKYGSTVAMIKKANRMKSNFLRAGNRLSVPLRGPCTHCPVPPPFVLPSRRLPPDAVAPAMVASAPAAKATEDGCARPAVAGATPAASVVPAVGAASVEAASTELAAPAGAVASEGTADVTVKRAGGAPVDVASTVKPAAGALVKPVVGTVDVAAPVTPAAAVNVASTSVPAPAAQGPAGGEAAAASAGKPAAPLRETGEGAAGVTHGR from the coding sequence GTGGCCCCCGAGCCGCCCCCGGAGGCCGCTCCCACGCTGGCGTCCGCGCCCGCCCAGCCGGAGGCCCCGGTTCCGGAGGCCACGCCCGACGCCAGGGTGGCCGCGGATGACTGCGCGCTGAGCGCGGAGGACCTGGAGTCCGACGAGGAGGCGCTGGCCGAAGGGGAGGGCGATGACGGCGAGAAGGAGACGCCGGACGCCGTCGCCACGGGCGCCGTGCCGACGGGGCCCATCTACTCGGCGGACATCTCCGACGAGGAGCTGGCGCGGCGGTGGAAGGACGAGCTTGCCTCGCTGGGCTCCATGGCCGTGGGCTTCGCGCACAGCGGCCGGCTGGTGAACGCCAGGCAGTTCCCGCAAGGGGAGGACTGGATTGTCGTCACGCCCGCCGGGGCCTGGGCCACCGAGGAGACCGTCAACTACCTGGCCGAGGCCATCCGTGACGTGCGCGCCCGCTTCCCGAACGCGCCCCCGCTTCGCGTCAACGGCATGAGCCATAAGGAGGGCGGCTACATGCGCCCCCACAAGAGCCACCAGAACGGCCGCGACGTGGACGTGGGCTTCTACTACCCGACGGTGGACCCCATCCGGACCCGCGCGCGCGAGCGCGTCATCGACGTGGGGTTGAACTGGGCGCTCATCCGGTCGCTGCTCATCAAGACGGATGTGCAGATGATTCTCGTCGACCGTCGCGTGCGGAAGGTCATCTATGACCACGCGGTCCGGGCTGGCGAGGACAAGGCGTGGCTGGACTCGATTTTCAATGACGGCCCCAACGGCGTCGTCCGGCACGCGCGTGGCCACCGCGACCACTTCCACATCCGGTTCCACAACCCGCGGGCTCAGGAGCTGGGCCGCCGGGTGCAGCCGTTCCTGGCGCTCCAGCCAGAGCACAACGTGACGACGCACCGCATCCGGAGCGGCGACACGCTGGGCGGCATCGCGCTCAAGTACGGGTCGACGGTGGCGATGATCAAGAAGGCCAACCGGATGAAGAGCAACTTCCTGCGTGCGGGGAACCGGCTGTCCGTGCCCCTGCGCGGGCCCTGCACGCACTGTCCGGTGCCGCCCCCGTTCGTGCTGCCGTCCCGCCGCCTGCCGCCGGACGCGGTGGCGCCCGCGATGGTGGCCTCGGCTCCCGCGGCCAAGGCGACGGAGGACGGTTGCGCGCGGCCCGCGGTGGCGGGTGCCACCCCGGCGGCCTCCGTCGTTCCGGCGGTGGGCGCGGCGTCCGTCGAGGCGGCTTCGACGGAGCTGGCCGCTCCCGCGGGGGCGGTGGCCTCCGAGGGGACGGCTGACGTGACGGTGAAGCGCGCGGGTGGCGCTCCGGTGGACGTGGCCTCGACGGTGAAGCCCGCCGCTGGCGCGCTGGTGAAGCCCGTGGTGGGGACCGTGGACGTGGCCGCGCCGGTAACGCCCGCTGCGGCCGTCAACGTGGCCTCGACGTCCGTGCCGGCCCCTGCCGCTCAGGGGCCCGCGGGTGGCGAGGCGGCGGCCGCGTCCGCCGGGAAGCCCGCCGCTCCGCTCCGGGAGACCGGAGAGGGGGCCGCGGGCGTCACCCACGGTCGCTGA
- a CDS encoding alpha-ketoglutarate-dependent dioxygenase AlkB — protein MAFPPYKGRSLAHKARQRSPGHHYNASFLSAADRAEALSWLATLHPLWEERYSKHFPPPPGQSQRRLLRPVYWLGNWQFACLDYYHPPKGVLNRCVQAEPFPAVLQRQVVKIEELARRMYRGPDLPSRWHLNTCLVNFYGSRLEDGRWVDTARVGEHKDFEPGPVASLSFGERALIQFVTSTRPGERDAVVLEQWLDDGSLQLFGGARWKEQTFHRVQRVDTRTGRTLAPELPDFRTRRINLTFRYVPDEHVIPFAALTPEAREDVRPYMEQLARGSEFFRSALARETPAPSA, from the coding sequence ATGGCGTTTCCCCCGTACAAGGGCCGCTCGCTGGCCCACAAGGCCCGTCAGCGCTCACCCGGCCACCACTACAACGCGAGCTTCCTGTCCGCCGCCGACCGCGCGGAGGCCTTGAGCTGGCTCGCGACGCTGCACCCGCTCTGGGAAGAGCGCTACTCCAAGCACTTCCCACCGCCACCGGGGCAGTCGCAGCGGCGCCTGCTCCGGCCGGTGTACTGGCTCGGCAACTGGCAGTTCGCGTGCCTCGACTACTACCACCCGCCCAAGGGCGTGCTGAACCGCTGCGTCCAGGCCGAGCCCTTCCCGGCCGTGCTCCAGCGCCAGGTGGTGAAGATCGAGGAGCTGGCGAGGCGGATGTACCGCGGGCCGGACCTGCCTTCGCGCTGGCACCTCAACACCTGCCTGGTGAACTTCTACGGCAGCCGGTTGGAGGACGGCCGCTGGGTGGACACCGCGCGCGTGGGCGAGCACAAGGACTTCGAGCCCGGCCCCGTGGCCTCGCTGTCCTTCGGTGAGCGCGCCCTCATCCAGTTCGTCACCTCCACCCGCCCGGGCGAGCGCGACGCCGTGGTGCTGGAGCAGTGGCTGGATGACGGCTCACTCCAGCTCTTCGGCGGCGCGCGCTGGAAGGAGCAGACGTTCCACCGCGTGCAGCGGGTGGACACACGCACGGGCAGGACGCTGGCGCCGGAGCTGCCGGACTTCCGCACCCGCCGCATCAACCTCACGTTCCGCTACGTGCCGGACGAGCACGTCATCCCCTTCGCGGCGCTCACGCCCGAAGCACGCGAGGACGTGCGGCCCTACATGGAGCAGCTCGCCCGGGGCAGCGAGTTCTTCCGGTCCGCCCTCGCGCGCGAGACGCCGGCCCCATCGGCCTGA
- a CDS encoding DEAD/DEAH box helicase, with the protein MSDSFEPLGLSRETLGALRRARFTQPTPIQQQAIPPALAGRDVIGCAATGTGKTAAYVIPLVERLAGKKGTVALVLAPTRELVQQIAEPARFFAEPRRLTHTTIIGGEDMGAQVDALKALPSFVIATPGRLVDLMENASVRFPHLEALVLDEADRMLDMGFLPQLERIVTHLPRRRQTLLFSATLGPDVTRFAKSRLYRPVRLEVTRSGTPAERAEQRLYFLRPEEKTPLLLTLLARDSATALVFTRAKERADKVQRALQRAGHRTAVLHADRTQNQRKQAMDGFRNGTYRCLVATDIAARGLDVEDVGHVINYDLPHAPEDYVHRIGRTARAAASGVASTFATTREGQVITRIEHLMRSEIPRVQVPREDPVFKEAWEAFLAAQKDPGPPQQDHGQSKRTSDQAPGRHARTHGKRRP; encoded by the coding sequence GTGAGCGACTCCTTCGAACCACTGGGCCTCTCGCGGGAGACGCTGGGCGCCCTGCGCCGCGCGCGTTTCACGCAGCCCACGCCCATCCAGCAGCAGGCCATCCCTCCCGCGCTGGCGGGCCGGGACGTCATTGGCTGCGCGGCCACCGGGACGGGCAAGACGGCCGCGTACGTCATCCCCCTGGTGGAGCGCCTCGCGGGCAAGAAAGGCACGGTCGCCCTGGTGCTGGCGCCCACGCGCGAGCTGGTCCAGCAGATTGCCGAACCCGCGCGCTTCTTCGCGGAGCCCCGCCGCCTCACGCACACCACCATCATTGGCGGCGAGGACATGGGCGCGCAGGTCGATGCGCTGAAGGCCCTGCCCTCCTTCGTCATCGCCACGCCGGGGCGGCTGGTGGACCTGATGGAGAACGCCTCCGTCCGCTTCCCGCACCTGGAGGCGCTCGTCCTGGATGAGGCGGACCGGATGCTCGACATGGGCTTCCTGCCGCAGCTCGAGCGCATCGTCACCCACCTGCCTCGCCGCCGGCAGACGCTGCTCTTCTCCGCGACGCTGGGCCCCGACGTCACCCGCTTCGCCAAGAGCCGGCTGTACAGGCCCGTGCGCCTGGAGGTCACCCGCAGCGGCACGCCCGCCGAGCGCGCCGAGCAACGGCTGTACTTCCTGCGCCCGGAGGAGAAGACGCCCCTGCTGCTGACCCTGCTGGCCCGGGACTCGGCGACGGCGCTCGTGTTCACCCGGGCCAAGGAGCGCGCGGACAAGGTTCAACGGGCGCTCCAGCGGGCGGGGCACCGGACCGCCGTGCTGCACGCGGACCGCACGCAGAACCAGCGCAAGCAGGCCATGGACGGCTTCCGGAACGGGACCTACCGGTGCCTCGTGGCCACCGACATCGCGGCGCGCGGCCTGGACGTGGAGGACGTGGGCCACGTCATCAACTACGACCTGCCCCACGCGCCCGAGGACTACGTCCACCGCATCGGCCGCACGGCCCGCGCCGCCGCCAGCGGTGTCGCCTCGACCTTCGCCACCACCCGCGAGGGCCAGGTCATCACGCGCATCGAGCACCTGATGCGCTCGGAGATTCCCCGCGTCCAGGTGCCGCGCGAGGACCCCGTCTTCAAGGAGGCCTGGGAGGCCTTCCTCGCCGCGCAGAAGGACCCGGGCCCGCCGCAACAGGACCATGGTCAGTCGAAGCGCACGTCGGACCAGGCGCCGGGGCGGCACGCGCGCACGCACGGCAAGCGGCGCCCGTAG